In uncultured Bacteroides sp., one genomic interval encodes:
- a CDS encoding alpha-L-fucosidase — translation MFGTTGFAQENFHHIQNTKEPMQTGKFQPTWESLKQYNVPEWYRNAKFGIWAHWGPQCQPEDGDWYGRGMYEEGSRQYKSHLEKYGHPSKSGFKDVIHEWKAENWDPEKLVKLYKRAGAQYFFAMGNHHDNFDLWDSKYHNWNSTQIGPKKNILDGWAKAAKHNGLPFGVSIHASHAWTWYETAQGADKQGPLAGVPYDGKLTKEDGKGQWWDGLDPQELYAQNHELSSRNQNPGAIHSQWEWADGASVPSKEYCENFYDRTVDVINKYNPDLLYFDDTALPLWPISDAGLNIAAHFYNSNIKRNKGKLNAVIFGKILTNEQKECLVWDVERGAPDKMQEKAWQTCSCIGDWHYNRSVYDNNRYKSAKTVIQMLADIVSKNGNLLLNIPVRGDGSIDDKEVAVLEGIAKWMDVNKESIFDTRPWKIFGEGPDAEKKNPMNAQGFNEGKNKYTAEDIRFTEKNGTLYAIVMEWPESGKVVIKSLAADSPNYNKEIKKVQLLGSGKVTFTRDNTGLIITLPKPKIDNMALVIKING, via the coding sequence ATGTTCGGTACAACCGGCTTTGCTCAGGAGAATTTTCACCACATACAAAACACAAAAGAGCCTATGCAAACTGGTAAATTTCAGCCCACTTGGGAATCACTGAAACAATATAATGTGCCCGAATGGTATCGTAATGCCAAGTTTGGTATCTGGGCACACTGGGGACCTCAATGCCAACCGGAAGATGGTGATTGGTATGGCCGTGGAATGTATGAAGAAGGTTCACGTCAGTATAAATCACATCTTGAAAAATATGGCCATCCTTCCAAATCCGGATTCAAAGATGTTATCCATGAATGGAAAGCTGAAAACTGGGATCCGGAAAAGCTGGTGAAATTATATAAGCGTGCTGGTGCTCAATACTTCTTTGCAATGGGTAATCATCACGATAATTTCGATTTATGGGATAGCAAATACCATAACTGGAACTCAACCCAAATAGGCCCTAAGAAAAACATTCTTGACGGATGGGCCAAAGCTGCAAAGCACAACGGTTTACCATTCGGAGTTAGTATCCACGCCTCTCATGCATGGACATGGTACGAAACTGCTCAGGGAGCCGATAAGCAAGGTCCACTTGCCGGAGTTCCTTATGATGGTAAACTTACTAAAGAAGATGGCAAAGGACAATGGTGGGATGGTTTAGATCCACAGGAGTTGTATGCACAGAATCATGAATTAAGTAGTAGAAACCAGAATCCAGGTGCCATCCATTCTCAATGGGAATGGGCAGATGGTGCATCTGTTCCCAGCAAAGAATATTGTGAAAACTTCTATGACCGTACGGTCGATGTAATCAATAAGTACAATCCCGACCTGCTTTATTTCGATGACACAGCACTGCCTCTATGGCCTATCAGTGACGCCGGATTAAACATAGCTGCTCATTTCTATAACAGCAACATAAAAAGAAACAAAGGCAAACTGAATGCCGTTATCTTCGGTAAGATTCTCACTAACGAGCAAAAAGAATGCCTTGTATGGGACGTAGAAAGAGGTGCACCTGATAAGATGCAGGAAAAGGCATGGCAAACCTGTTCATGTATAGGCGACTGGCATTACAATCGCTCTGTATATGACAACAACCGATACAAATCAGCAAAGACTGTTATCCAGATGCTTGCAGATATTGTGAGTAAGAACGGAAACTTGTTGCTTAATATTCCTGTTCGTGGTGATGGAAGTATTGATGATAAAGAGGTTGCCGTACTTGAAGGCATTGCAAAATGGATGGATGTAAACAAAGAGTCTATTTTTGATACCCGCCCATGGAAGATCTTTGGAGAAGGGCCTGATGCTGAGAAAAAGAATCCGATGAATGCACAAGGATTCAATGAAGGTAAGAACAAATATACTGCCGAAGATATCCGCTTTACAGAGAAGAACGGAACTTTATATGCCATCGTGATGGAATGGCCGGAAAGTGGTAAAGTAGTTATTAAATCATTGGCCGCAGATTCTCCTAATTATAATAAAGAAATCAAAAAGGTACAATTATTGGGTAGCGGAAAAGTAACTTTTACTCGTGACAACACCGGACTCATCATTACTCTTCCAAAACCTAAAATAGATAACATGGCCCTGGTTATTAAAATAAACGGTTAA
- a CDS encoding L-rhamnose mutarotase, which produces METKETGYQVKEYFGAVKRYCQTLDLKNSPELIAEYVKRHSESESWPEIREGIREVGILEMEIYILGTRLFMIVETPLDFDWTSAMDKLATLPLQAEWEEYMSIFQEAEPGATSAQKWKLMDKMFHLYNT; this is translated from the coding sequence ATGGAAACAAAAGAAACTGGTTATCAGGTCAAAGAATACTTTGGTGCGGTAAAAAGATATTGCCAAACACTTGATTTAAAAAACTCGCCCGAACTGATTGCCGAGTATGTGAAAAGACACAGCGAATCAGAATCGTGGCCGGAAATAAGAGAGGGCATCAGAGAAGTAGGCATTCTTGAGATGGAGATATACATTCTAGGTACACGACTTTTCATGATTGTGGAAACTCCTCTCGACTTCGACTGGACTTCAGCCATGGACAAACTGGCAACCTTACCTTTACAAGCAGAATGGGAAGAATATATGTCCATTTTCCAGGAAGCAGAACCGGGAGCTACATCGGCTCAGAAATGGAAACTGATGGATAAGATGTTTCATTTATATAATACTTAG
- a CDS encoding metallophosphoesterase yields MKKKQFILSYLFTAMLMSMLILTSCDNNEVTSSVNPFDETTESGGVLTRDKVVVISDIHLGNDTTYSECVKHLPLLKKFLTQVRESKTIKELVIAGDMLDEWYVPSRTDTYNGGTQKDFVRKIAQSNKIVVDELNNIIQDKKIKVTYVPGNHDLLITAENVNEIFPGINQARDAGKQGLGTYHPDNFPQIAIEHSHRYDFFCAPDPYSKQNEPVGSILPPGYFFTRIAVNSVTNYPAASEIIQPRTVNRSSASDSEQVNNYIYYYCWKTVLTSLIPVKDNYDEKIIVTNIGNLKEPYSINDVLPYNTQDGKIDMNLFSGSCSQQAWEKRLAYNNVPKMTNAEVAIPGSLKTSFLDEQANTQYFKNSDSNVRIVIFGHTHMPMVTSYTNTNGEACIYANSGTWTDEKVKAGQPAVNQNKRNMDFVVIGRQHNNKLMVDVELFNFHNGVNNSVLIKSIKM; encoded by the coding sequence ATGAAAAAGAAACAATTTATTCTGTCGTACCTGTTTACGGCGATGTTAATGTCGATGTTGATATTAACGTCATGTGACAATAATGAGGTAACATCTTCTGTAAATCCATTCGATGAAACTACAGAAAGTGGAGGGGTTTTGACACGAGATAAAGTTGTTGTTATTAGCGATATTCACCTTGGTAATGACACTACTTACTCTGAATGTGTAAAGCATTTGCCTTTATTGAAGAAATTCCTTACCCAGGTGCGTGAATCAAAAACTATCAAGGAATTAGTTATTGCCGGTGATATGCTCGACGAATGGTATGTTCCTTCACGAACAGATACTTACAATGGTGGTACTCAAAAGGACTTTGTGAGAAAAATAGCTCAATCCAACAAAATTGTTGTAGACGAACTGAATAATATTATTCAGGATAAAAAAATAAAGGTTACTTACGTACCAGGTAATCATGATTTGCTTATTACGGCAGAAAATGTAAATGAAATATTTCCAGGTATCAATCAGGCTCGTGATGCAGGAAAACAAGGATTAGGTACGTATCATCCGGACAATTTTCCTCAGATAGCGATTGAACATAGTCACCGTTACGATTTCTTTTGTGCTCCAGATCCATATAGCAAACAAAATGAGCCTGTAGGATCTATTCTTCCTCCGGGATATTTCTTCACTCGTATTGCTGTGAATTCAGTAACAAACTATCCTGCAGCTTCAGAGATTATTCAACCTAGAACTGTGAATCGCAGCTCTGCTTCGGATAGCGAACAGGTAAATAACTATATCTATTATTATTGTTGGAAAACAGTTCTTACAAGTCTTATTCCGGTTAAAGATAATTATGATGAAAAAATTATCGTAACAAATATTGGAAATCTTAAAGAGCCATATTCTATAAACGATGTTCTGCCTTACAACACACAAGATGGTAAGATTGATATGAACCTCTTTAGTGGAAGTTGTAGTCAGCAAGCATGGGAGAAACGTTTGGCATACAATAATGTTCCTAAGATGACAAATGCAGAAGTTGCCATACCTGGTAGTTTAAAGACATCTTTTCTTGATGAACAAGCAAATACGCAGTATTTCAAAAATAGTGATTCGAATGTGCGAATCGTTATCTTTGGTCACACACATATGCCAATGGTAACATCATATACCAACACAAATGGTGAGGCTTGTATTTATGCAAATTCAGGTACATGGACAGATGAAAAAGTAAAAGCGGGCCAGCCTGCAGTTAATCAAAACAAGAGAAATATGGATTTCGTTGTAATTGGACGACAACATAATAATAAATTAATGGTTGATGTGGAATTGTTCAACTTCCATAATGGTGTTAATAATTCAGTGCTGATAAAATCAATCAAGATGTAA
- a CDS encoding universal stress protein: MGAREIKKVLIAIDYDKSAEVVAEAGFNMAKAMNAEITLLHVLYEHPNYYVGSPAVFEFRIQYIENFKVTLQKFLDETKKRLGDESINTIIKEGQIAQTVLETAKEINADIIVLGTHGRNWLDSIIMGNDAKAILKKTMVPLFVVPIKMKEEEL; the protein is encoded by the coding sequence ATGGGAGCAAGGGAAATAAAAAAAGTATTGATAGCCATTGATTACGACAAAAGCGCAGAGGTAGTGGCCGAAGCTGGCTTTAACATGGCTAAGGCAATGAATGCCGAAATTACGTTACTGCACGTATTATACGAACATCCTAATTACTATGTAGGAAGTCCTGCTGTTTTCGAATTCAGAATTCAATATATTGAAAACTTTAAAGTTACCTTGCAGAAATTTCTGGATGAAACAAAAAAGCGTCTTGGCGACGAATCAATTAATACGATAATTAAGGAAGGTCAGATAGCCCAAACCGTACTGGAAACTGCAAAAGAAATCAATGCTGATATTATTGTTTTAGGAACTCACGGCAGAAACTGGCTGGATAGTATTATTATGGGAAATGATGCGAAAGCTATTCTGAAAAAAACGATGGTACCTCTTTTCGTTGTTCCAATTAAAATGAAAGAAGAAGAACTTTAG
- a CDS encoding sugar phosphate isomerase/epimerase, whose amino-acid sequence MKVKFGASILSWIPPKWTAEGGLYAIQKTAEAGFDLLEILLPPSMDIDTQIVKKQLKDHNLEAVCTLNLPADCHIPFYPKEATSLMKAALNKTADLDIAFLGGVLHSGIGVFSGSSRTSKEEDLVCEVWAEVSEYAKTLGITIGIEPINRYESYVCTGATETLRMIERTKAPNLALHLDTFHMNIEEDNFCNPVIAAGSRLKHIHMTESNRGMLGEGNVHWDDLFRGLASIDFKGNLVLENFTSQVEGMASAVSLWRPSRYNAAELATGSLKFMKVKAAEFGLI is encoded by the coding sequence ATGAAAGTAAAATTCGGGGCATCAATCCTGTCATGGATTCCCCCAAAATGGACAGCAGAAGGCGGATTATACGCTATACAAAAAACCGCAGAAGCAGGCTTCGATCTTCTTGAAATCTTATTGCCTCCTTCAATGGATATAGATACCCAGATAGTGAAGAAGCAATTAAAGGATCACAATCTCGAAGCAGTATGCACTCTTAATCTGCCGGCCGATTGTCATATACCGTTTTATCCTAAAGAAGCTACTTCTTTAATGAAAGCTGCATTAAATAAAACAGCCGATCTTGATATCGCTTTCCTGGGAGGTGTTCTTCATAGTGGTATAGGAGTATTTAGCGGAAGCTCCCGTACTTCAAAGGAAGAAGATCTTGTTTGTGAAGTATGGGCCGAGGTAAGTGAATATGCGAAGACGTTGGGAATAACTATAGGGATAGAACCCATCAACCGTTACGAAAGTTATGTGTGTACCGGTGCGACCGAAACCTTACGTATGATTGAACGTACCAAAGCCCCCAATCTGGCTTTGCACCTTGATACATTTCACATGAATATAGAAGAAGATAACTTCTGCAATCCTGTAATTGCTGCAGGTAGCAGATTGAAACATATCCACATGACCGAAAGCAATCGTGGCATGCTGGGCGAGGGTAATGTACACTGGGATGATTTATTCCGTGGATTGGCATCTATCGATTTTAAAGGAAACCTGGTACTGGAAAACTTTACTTCGCAGGTGGAAGGCATGGCTAGCGCCGTATCCTTGTGGCGGCCATCCAGATACAATGCTGCCGAACTAGCAACAGGTAGTTTGAAATTTATGAAAGTAAAAGCTGCAGAATTTGGATTGATATAA
- a CDS encoding carbohydrate porin, which translates to MKKLLQLFIIIAMPLCAKAQVVITNTNFSMGTTGRIGVGASPTGEGNMWKPLNLSGQGSLAGRMEQTDYFDLLPAMHFTPKLIGRDSTNVTFQARLGMYSANGQFIGNVSTRSADGLTFILPEAFVEARNIMGSRWSAWAGARFRRYDDIHICDYFYFDDHSAQGFGASYKTTELTMLMPASTDSAGVYPYNYKVTVAGATNPAIRQRMVWIGEHTFEMKNGNKLKLLGEYHYVAATSDKASIKYPSDNGWVLGAKFTTPIKTVIPESFNDISVRYGTGIANGGDNGNTFTWATYGAPNDEGRYTGAYSLTMVEHFLLTPSKKFSINGYGVFTQSKGGSSSTNKDTYFNGSQIYNRKRDIVAGFRTLYYAKDWLHLIGEVHYAMRKDGDNPDASMWKFSFAPTIAPVGQRSAWCRPHIRFVCSLARYNDYARDNNYSPFLQVNQKRWGTYIGVKAEWWIF; encoded by the coding sequence ATGAAAAAATTGCTTCAACTATTTATAATAATAGCAATGCCATTGTGTGCTAAAGCTCAGGTGGTAATTACAAATACAAATTTTTCAATGGGAACCACAGGACGAATCGGAGTTGGAGCATCACCAACGGGCGAAGGTAATATGTGGAAACCATTAAATCTGTCGGGACAAGGTTCGCTGGCCGGACGAATGGAGCAGACTGATTACTTTGATCTGTTGCCTGCAATGCACTTCACTCCGAAACTGATAGGAAGAGACAGCACAAACGTAACCTTTCAGGCCCGACTGGGGATGTATTCTGCCAATGGACAATTTATTGGTAACGTAAGTACTCGATCGGCAGACGGACTAACCTTTATTCTTCCCGAGGCTTTTGTTGAGGCTCGGAACATAATGGGTAGCCGTTGGTCTGCCTGGGCCGGAGCACGCTTTCGCCGCTACGACGACATACACATTTGCGACTATTTCTACTTTGACGATCACTCTGCCCAAGGATTTGGTGCGAGCTATAAAACAACAGAGCTAACCATGCTGATGCCGGCTTCCACAGATTCAGCAGGTGTTTATCCCTATAACTATAAAGTCACAGTTGCCGGAGCTACCAATCCTGCAATCAGACAGCGTATGGTGTGGATAGGAGAACATACCTTCGAAATGAAGAACGGAAACAAGCTAAAGCTGTTGGGTGAGTACCATTATGTGGCAGCCACTTCGGATAAAGCTTCCATAAAGTATCCATCTGATAATGGTTGGGTGCTGGGTGCCAAATTCACTACTCCTATAAAGACAGTGATTCCCGAATCTTTTAACGATATTTCCGTGCGCTACGGAACAGGCATTGCCAATGGTGGCGATAACGGGAATACCTTTACATGGGCTACTTACGGAGCACCCAACGATGAAGGACGGTATACCGGAGCATATTCCTTAACCATGGTAGAACATTTCTTGCTTACTCCCTCAAAGAAGTTTAGTATAAACGGATACGGAGTGTTCACTCAGAGCAAGGGAGGTTCATCCAGTACAAATAAAGATACCTATTTCAATGGATCGCAGATCTATAACCGGAAGAGAGATATTGTTGCAGGTTTCAGAACTTTGTATTATGCAAAAGATTGGCTGCATCTTATTGGAGAAGTACATTATGCCATGCGTAAGGATGGTGATAATCCTGATGCATCAATGTGGAAATTCTCCTTTGCGCCAACTATTGCTCCGGTAGGACAACGCAGTGCATGGTGCAGGCCTCACATTCGTTTTGTCTGTTCGCTGGCTCGTTACAATGACTATGCCCGGGATAATAACTACTCACCGTTTTTGCAAGTCAACCAAAAGCGTTGGGGAACATATATTGGCGTGAAAGCTGAATGGTGGATATTCTAA
- the fucP gene encoding L-fucose:H+ symporter permease — protein sequence MQLPNLKPAKTLTVAADLSTEKKISYVLPLVLIISMFFMWGMAGNLNDILIKQFKKSFELTDLQSGFVQSAFYMGYFLLAIPASIVMRKYNYITGIIIGLILYAAGAFLFFPAAENSSYPFFLFALFVIASGLAFLETAAGPYVLALGKPETATFRLNLAQSFNPIGCVTGVLVGQHFILTGVEYTKEELAKMSPEALQAYYLTEAHSVQTPYLIIGAVILLFAIIIAFTKFPTIKDEETVNTSSTRKTLKLLLSKKSFKQSVIAQFFYVGAQVCIWSYLIRYIQDTIPGTPEKGAANFLTISLVVFTLGRFIGTGLLKKIKDNKLLWIYSLINVVLTAVGILFPGTIGLWALVGTSFFMSIMYPTIFSLGMKDLGEHTKLGASILVMAIIGGAVLTLAMGRMSDMSGIANSLFIPLICFVFVAYYGIKGYKDKA from the coding sequence ATGCAACTACCTAATTTAAAACCAGCGAAAACATTAACCGTTGCAGCCGATCTGTCAACGGAAAAAAAGATCAGTTACGTGTTACCTCTTGTTCTTATTATCAGTATGTTCTTTATGTGGGGCATGGCCGGTAACCTGAACGATATTCTGATTAAGCAGTTCAAGAAATCATTTGAGCTGACCGACCTCCAATCAGGTTTCGTACAATCAGCCTTTTACATGGGATATTTCCTTCTTGCTATTCCGGCATCAATCGTGATGCGCAAGTACAATTACATAACCGGTATTATCATTGGTCTGATATTGTATGCAGCCGGAGCATTCTTGTTTTTTCCGGCAGCAGAAAACAGCTCATATCCATTCTTTTTGTTTGCCTTGTTTGTGATAGCCTCCGGACTAGCATTCCTTGAAACCGCAGCAGGCCCTTATGTTCTTGCATTAGGAAAGCCCGAAACGGCAACTTTTCGTCTGAATCTTGCACAATCATTTAATCCTATCGGATGCGTTACAGGCGTGTTAGTTGGTCAGCATTTTATCCTTACCGGAGTTGAATATACCAAAGAAGAGCTTGCTAAAATGTCGCCCGAAGCTTTACAAGCTTACTATCTAACAGAGGCACATTCCGTGCAGACACCATATCTTATTATCGGTGCTGTTATTCTGTTGTTTGCCATAATTATCGCATTCACTAAATTCCCTACTATCAAGGATGAAGAGACAGTCAATACATCCTCTACAAGAAAAACGCTGAAACTTCTGCTTAGCAAGAAATCCTTCAAGCAATCAGTTATTGCACAGTTCTTCTATGTGGGAGCTCAGGTATGTATCTGGAGTTATCTGATCCGTTACATTCAGGATACAATTCCGGGAACACCAGAGAAAGGCGCTGCTAACTTCCTGACTATCTCTCTTGTAGTCTTTACCCTTGGCCGATTTATAGGAACAGGATTGCTAAAGAAGATAAAAGACAATAAATTACTTTGGATTTATTCTCTTATTAATGTAGTTCTTACTGCAGTTGGAATCTTGTTTCCCGGAACAATAGGTCTTTGGGCATTAGTAGGCACCAGTTTCTTCATGTCAATCATGTATCCTACTATCTTCTCATTGGGTATGAAGGATCTTGGCGAACACACAAAGTTGGGAGCATCTATACTTGTAATGGCAATTATCGGTGGAGCTGTACTTACCCTTGCAATGGGCCGCATGTCTGATATGTCGGGAATCGCTAACTCATTGTTTATTCCACTAATTTGCTTTGTATTTGTGGCTTATTATGGCATTAAAGGATACAAGGATAAGGCTTAG
- a CDS encoding carbohydrate kinase, producing MKTKDLEKQKVVCYGEVLWDIFPTKTKPGGAPMNVAYHLQKFGVESHMISRVGNDEAGKKLLNLLNDWNIPTTNCQIDEAHETGKVEAIAGANEEMTYVIHESAAWDYIATEPAYDELVADADVFVFGSLVNRNETSRDTLYRLLEKASYKVFDINLRAPFYSVETIEYLLEKCNLLKLNKAELELIITWFWDQTGTEEESVRFIQKEFKIDEVIVTKGSEGATYYTLSESYTYPAFKVTVKDTVGSGDSFLAAFLAKKVQNETPEMGMIYATALGAFVASHEGACPSYNMAQLMDFQLQRQSIL from the coding sequence ATGAAAACAAAAGACCTTGAAAAACAAAAAGTAGTGTGTTATGGAGAAGTCCTTTGGGATATTTTCCCAACAAAGACTAAACCCGGTGGAGCGCCTATGAATGTCGCTTATCACCTTCAGAAATTTGGTGTTGAAAGCCACATGATTAGTCGTGTAGGTAATGACGAAGCCGGAAAAAAACTATTGAATCTGCTCAACGACTGGAATATACCAACTACAAACTGCCAGATCGATGAAGCTCACGAAACCGGTAAAGTGGAAGCCATTGCTGGTGCAAATGAAGAGATGACTTATGTTATCCATGAATCTGCAGCATGGGATTATATTGCAACCGAACCAGCTTATGACGAATTGGTTGCCGATGCCGACGTTTTTGTGTTTGGTAGTCTGGTAAACCGTAATGAAACCTCACGCGATACTTTGTACCGACTTCTGGAAAAGGCTTCATATAAGGTGTTTGACATAAACCTGCGTGCCCCATTTTATTCCGTTGAAACAATAGAATATTTATTAGAAAAATGCAATCTGTTGAAACTGAACAAAGCAGAATTAGAATTGATTATCACTTGGTTTTGGGATCAGACAGGCACAGAAGAAGAATCTGTCAGATTCATTCAGAAGGAATTTAAGATTGATGAAGTGATAGTAACCAAAGGAAGTGAAGGAGCTACTTATTACACATTATCTGAATCATACACTTATCCGGCATTTAAGGTTACAGTAAAAGATACTGTAGGAAGCGGAGATTCTTTCCTTGCTGCTTTCCTTGCTAAGAAAGTCCAGAACGAAACGCCAGAGATGGGTATGATCTATGCTACAGCACTAGGTGCTTTTGTTGCTTCTCACGAAGGAGCTTGTCCTTCATATAATATGGCTCAGTTGATGGACTTCCAGCTACAGCGCCAATCTATTCTATAA
- a CDS encoding substrate-binding domain-containing protein, which translates to MKSKVSIKTIAEQVGVSTALVSYVLNNKNENRINKDVAAKIRKTAKELNYQPNQIARSLKSQKTFTIGLIVADIANPFSSQIARIIEDEAKKNGYSVIFGSSDESEKKTHDLITLFVNRQVDGLIVAMPEHSEDQILHLKQIGIPFVLIDRYFPTIPANYVAIDNYNAAGKAIRHLLANGHRRVGVISYKTSLHHLNERVRGAVDLLKEEAMVGEVRIDHTQEDVIKAIDKFLAGDNPVDAIFATTNLLTIDGLKYINSLGLKIPDQLAVVGFDETDAFDLFYAPVTYIKQPMTALGQKSVKILLDAIESNGSIESAIFDTELIIRKSSVIPR; encoded by the coding sequence ATGAAAAGTAAAGTATCAATCAAAACCATTGCTGAGCAAGTTGGAGTTTCCACTGCCTTGGTTTCGTATGTACTTAACAATAAGAACGAAAACAGGATAAATAAAGATGTTGCAGCTAAAATCAGAAAAACGGCTAAAGAGCTCAACTACCAGCCTAATCAGATTGCCAGAAGTCTGAAATCACAGAAAACATTTACTATAGGTTTGATTGTTGCCGATATTGCCAATCCTTTTTCATCTCAGATAGCCCGTATCATTGAAGATGAGGCTAAGAAAAACGGATATTCAGTAATCTTTGGCAGTTCTGATGAAAGTGAGAAGAAAACCCACGATTTAATTACATTGTTTGTCAATCGTCAGGTTGATGGACTAATCGTTGCTATGCCAGAACATAGTGAGGATCAGATTCTTCATCTGAAGCAGATTGGAATTCCGTTTGTACTCATTGACAGATATTTCCCTACTATTCCGGCCAACTATGTTGCTATTGACAATTATAATGCTGCAGGCAAAGCAATTCGTCATTTATTGGCTAACGGACATAGAAGGGTAGGTGTTATATCTTATAAAACCTCTTTGCATCACCTGAATGAACGTGTAAGAGGAGCAGTGGATCTTTTAAAAGAAGAAGCCATGGTAGGTGAAGTCCGTATTGATCATACTCAGGAGGATGTTATTAAAGCCATTGATAAGTTTTTGGCTGGTGATAATCCTGTTGACGCTATCTTTGCTACAACCAACTTGCTCACGATTGACGGGCTTAAATATATTAATAGTCTGGGACTTAAAATACCCGATCAGCTTGCTGTTGTAGGCTTTGATGAGACTGATGCATTCGATCTTTTTTATGCTCCTGTTACTTATATAAAGCAACCCATGACGGCGTTGGGGCAGAAATCAGTGAAAATTCTGCTTGATGCTATAGAAAGCAATGGTTCCATTGAGTCGGCTATTTTTGATACAGAACTCATCATTCGTAAATCTTCCGTTATCCCCCGATAA